ATTTTTAAGTAAAAGAAGTATGTATTTAACAATTTTAGTTACAGTACTCATTTCAATCTTCTTGAGTTTAACTAAATCATGGCAAGTCGAAACTGGGAATAGTATTGTAAATGCTATCTTTGGTGGTTTAAGTGTTGGATTAGGAATCGGAGTAATTATACTAGCAGGTGGTACGACAGCTGGAACAACGATTTTGGCGAGAATCGCTACGAAATATCTTGATGTAAGTACACCGTATGCCTTACTCTTTTTTGATATGATTGTTGTAGCAATTTCACTTACAGTTATTCCACTCGACAAAGTATTAGTAACTGTAATCTCACTTTATATAGGTACAAAAGTAATGGAATATGTCATCGAAGGTTTAAATACGAAAAAAGCGATGACAATTATTTCCACAAATCCTGATAAATTAGCTAAAGCAATTGATGAACAGATTGGTAGAGGTTTAACAATTTTAAACGGCCACGGATATTATACTCGCGAAGAAAAAGATGTATTATATGTTGTTATATCTAAAACGCAAGTATCAAAAGCTAAACGTTTGATTAAAAACATTGATAAAGATGCCTTCCTAGTTATACATGACGTACGTGACGTTTATGGAAATGGTTTTCTTGCAGATGAATAAATAAAATTTTTGAATTATATTAAATGTAGTGCCACAGTAAAGTTCACTTCCTATGATAACTTTGCTGTGGCCTCTTTGCATTAAAAATTTTTAAAACTCGAAAGGCAAATATATAGACTAAGTCTAAAAGTAATGTTAGGCAATAAGAATGAAAAATGTTATAATGATGTTCATGATAATCATTATCAATTGAGCGATCTTTGATAATATAAAAATTTAAATAGAAATCATTATATAAAGATAAAGTATTTTTAATGAAAGTAGGGAAATTATGAGTCGCTTGCATGGACAACAAGTTAAAATTGGTTATGGGGATAGCACGATTATAAATAATTTAGATGTTGAAATTCCAGATGGAAAAGTTACGTCCATTATTGGTCCTAATGGTTGTGGAAAATCAACTTTATTAAAAGCATTGTCACGTCTATTAGCAGTTAAAGAAGGCGAAGTATTTTTAGATGGACAAAACATTCATACACAATCTACTAAAGAAATTGCTAAAAAAATTGCTATATTACCTCAATCACCTGAAGTAGCAGATGGCTTAACTGTCGGAGAATTAGTGTCATATGGACGCTTCCCTCATCAAAAAGGTTTTGGTAGGTTAACTGAAGAAGATAAAAAAGAAATTGATTGGGCAATGGAAGTGACTGGTACGGATGCGTTTCGTCATCGTTCAATTAATGATTTAAGTGGTGGTCAGAGACAACGTGTGTGGATTGCAATGGCTTTAGCACAAAGAACTGACATTATCTTTTTAGATGAACCAACAACTTATTTAGATATTTGTCATCAGTTAGAAATCCTTGAATTAGTTCAGAAGTTAAATCAGGAGCAGGGTTGTACAATTGTCATGGTATTGCATGATATAAATCAAGCAATTCGATTTTCAGATCATCTTATTGCAATGAAATCTGGCGATATTGTTGCTCATGGTTCTACAGAGGATGTATTAACACAAGAGATTTTAGAAAAAGTTTTCAACATAGATGTCGTATTAAGTAAAGATCCAAAAACTGGCAAACCTTTACTTGTAACTTATGATTTGTGTCGCAGAGCTTATTCTTAAATAAGTTAATATGATTAAAAGGAAAATAAAAATGACAAAAAAAGAGAATCAAACCACATTGAAGTTCGTAACCTATGTAATAGGTTTGAGTGTTTTATTAGTTATAGCATTATTTATCTCCACATTAATGGGAGATGCCAAAATTCAAGCCTCTACAATTTTAGAGGCTGTTTTTAATTATGACCCATCTAATCAACAACAGAATGTTATCAATGAAATTAGAATTCCGAGAAATATTGCGGCAGTTATTGTAGGTATGGCATTGGCGGTTTCTGGGGCGATTATACAAGGTGTTACTCGAAACGGTCTTGCTGATCCAGCACTAATAGGTCTAAATTCAGGTGCATCGTTTGCGTTAGCATTAACGTATTCGCTATTACCAGGTACTTCGTTTTTAGTACTAATGTTTGCAGGATTTTTAGGGGCGATTTTAGGTGGTGCCATCGTTTTAATGATGGGACGTTCTAGACGTGATGGATTTAATCCGATGAGAATAATTTTAGCTGGTGCAGCCGTAAGTGCAATGTTAACTGCGCTAAGTCAAGGTATTGCATTAGCTTTTAGACTAAATCAGACTGTAACATTCTGGACTGCCGGCGGTGTATCAGGTACGACATGGACGCATCTTAAGTGGGCAATCCCATTAATAGGTATAGCGCTACTCATTATATTAATATTTAGCAAGCAGTTAACTATTTTAAATCTTGGTGAATCATTAGCTACAGGGCTTGGTCAAAATGTAACAGTGGTTAGAGGGATATGCTTGATTATTGCTATGATACTTGCAGGTATTTCTGTTGCAATTGCAGGTCAAGTAGCTTTTGTAGGTTTAATGGTACCGCATATAGCACGATTTTTAATTGGAACAGATTATACTAAAATACTACCATTAACAGCATTATTAGGTGGATTACTCGTATTAGTTGCTGATGTTATAGCACGCTATTTAGGAGAGGCGCCAGTTGGTGCAATTATTTCATTTATTGGCGTTCCTTACTTTTTATATTTAGTTAAAAAAGGAGGGCGCACAATATGATAAATTCAAATAATATACGTAAACAATGGATTGCTCTAGGAGTATTTAGCGTTCTGCTTTTTCTAGGATGCACTTGGAGTATTACCTCTGGTGAATACAATATTCCTGTCGAAAGATTTTTCAAAACTTTAATTGGGCAAGGTGATCCTACAGATGAATTAATCTTACTAGATTTTAGATTACCTCGAATGTTAATTACTATTTTAGCTGGTGCAGCACTTAGTATTAGTGGTGCAATTGTGCAAAGTGTCACGAAAAACCCAATTGCTGAACCAGGTATATTAGGTATAAACGCGGGTGGTGGTTTTGCCATTGCATTATTTATTGCGATTGGTAAAATTAATGCAGATAATTTCGTCTATGTACTACCTTTAATTAGTATATTAGGTGGTATTACTACAGCGCTAATTATTTTTATTTTCAGTTTCAATAAAAACGAAGGCGTAACACCTGCAAGTATGGTATTAATCGGAGTAGGTTTGCAAACCGCATTATATGGTGGTTCGATTACAATTATGTCTAAATTTGACGACAATCAATCTGAATTTATCGCTGCGTGGTTTGCTGGTAATATTTGGGGTGATGAATGGCCATTCGTTATTGCTTTTCTACCTTGGATTATCATCATTATTCCATATTTACTAATAAAATCTAATGTACTTAATATTATTCATACGGGCGATAACATTGCGCGTGGTTTAGGTGTAAGGTTAAGCAGAGAACGATTAATTTTATTCTTTATAGCAGTAACATTATCTTCTGCAGCAGTAGCAGTAGCAGGCTCAATTTCATTTATTGGATTGATGGGGCCACATATAGCGAAGCGTATCGTTGGGCCACGCCATCAATTGTTTTTACCAATAGCAATTTTAGTTGGTGCATGTTTACTAGTTATAGCAGATACAATTGGTAAAATTGCATTGCAACCGGGTGGAATTCCAGCCGGAATTGTTGTAGCAATCATTGGTGCACCGTATTTCTTATATTTAATGTACAAAACTAAAAATGTATAGTGTCATTCAAACAATATAACTATGAAAGGTTCTTTATCTAAAGGCTTTTCATAGTTTTTTATTTTATAAATGATGGAAGATAGAAGAGGTTGATACATAAAGTTTTTGTGCTCTGGGAAACCGATTAACGGCGTCCCAAAAGCAGGATTTTCGGCAGAAACAATCACGATTCGACAAAATTTGGAAAACAATTTTACTCATCATTCGGTGCTACTCAAATCCTAAACGCTTTTGTCCCGACCTCTGCTATCATATAACTTTTAAGGTCAAAGGGTAGGATTACAACTCGTTATGTTAGCGCATTCATTTATTCTGTTTTATACTATGACTGACAAAACCAAGGAGGTACAACAAGATGAAAAAGTTAATCAATAAAAAAGAAACATTTTTAACTGATATGCTTGAAGGTCTATTAATCGCACATCCAGAACTAGATGTGATTGCCAATACAGTTGTAGTAAAAAAAGCCAAAAAAGAAAAAGGTGTGGCAATTGTATCTGGTGGTGGAAGCGGACATGAACCTGCACATGCTGGATTCGTTGCTGAAGGAATGTTAGATGCAGCAGTATGTGGCGAGGTATTTACATCACCTACTCCAGACAAAATATTAGAAGCTATTAAAGCAGTAGACACTGGAGATGGCGTGCTACTTGTTGTGAAAAATTATGCTGGAGATGTCATGAATTTTGAAATGGCACAAGAGCTTGCTGAAATGGAAGGTATCAAAGTAGAGACAGTGATTGTTCGAGATGATATCGCTGTTGCAAATGAAGAACAGCGTCGAGGTGTAGCTGGTACAGTATTTGTGCATAAATTAGCAGGTTACCTTGCCGAGAAAGGTCATTCTCTATCAGATATTAAATCTCGAGTTGAAGCATTATTATCAGAAATAAAAAGTATAGGAATGGCAATTGAGCCACCACTTGTTCCAACAACTGGAAAATATGGATTTGATATTGAAGATGACAAAATGGAAATTGGGATTGGAATACATGGTGAAAAAGGTATTCATAGAGAAGAAATGAAAGATGTTGAACATATTATAGAAGCATTGTTTAATGAATTATATAAAGAAGTAAATTATGATGATGTTATTTTAATGGTTAATGGTATGGGTGGTACGCCTTTATCTGAATTAAATATCGTTACTAAATATATACAACAT
This is a stretch of genomic DNA from Staphylococcus roterodami. It encodes these proteins:
- a CDS encoding YitT family protein, which codes for MNKTVKDLILVVLGSFIFAAGVNAFIISGNLGEGGVTGLAIILYYAFHLSPAITNFVVNAILIAIGYKFLSKRSMYLTILVTVLISIFLSLTKSWQVETGNSIVNAIFGGLSVGLGIGVIILAGGTTAGTTILARIATKYLDVSTPYALLFFDMIVVAISLTVIPLDKVLVTVISLYIGTKVMEYVIEGLNTKKAMTIISTNPDKLAKAIDEQIGRGLTILNGHGYYTREEKDVLYVVISKTQVSKAKRLIKNIDKDAFLVIHDVRDVYGNGFLADE
- a CDS encoding ABC transporter ATP-binding protein → MSRLHGQQVKIGYGDSTIINNLDVEIPDGKVTSIIGPNGCGKSTLLKALSRLLAVKEGEVFLDGQNIHTQSTKEIAKKIAILPQSPEVADGLTVGELVSYGRFPHQKGFGRLTEEDKKEIDWAMEVTGTDAFRHRSINDLSGGQRQRVWIAMALAQRTDIIFLDEPTTYLDICHQLEILELVQKLNQEQGCTIVMVLHDINQAIRFSDHLIAMKSGDIVAHGSTEDVLTQEILEKVFNIDVVLSKDPKTGKPLLVTYDLCRRAYS
- a CDS encoding iron ABC transporter permease, producing the protein MTKKENQTTLKFVTYVIGLSVLLVIALFISTLMGDAKIQASTILEAVFNYDPSNQQQNVINEIRIPRNIAAVIVGMALAVSGAIIQGVTRNGLADPALIGLNSGASFALALTYSLLPGTSFLVLMFAGFLGAILGGAIVLMMGRSRRDGFNPMRIILAGAAVSAMLTALSQGIALAFRLNQTVTFWTAGGVSGTTWTHLKWAIPLIGIALLIILIFSKQLTILNLGESLATGLGQNVTVVRGICLIIAMILAGISVAIAGQVAFVGLMVPHIARFLIGTDYTKILPLTALLGGLLVLVADVIARYLGEAPVGAIISFIGVPYFLYLVKKGGRTI
- a CDS encoding iron ABC transporter permease, with the translated sequence MINSNNIRKQWIALGVFSVLLFLGCTWSITSGEYNIPVERFFKTLIGQGDPTDELILLDFRLPRMLITILAGAALSISGAIVQSVTKNPIAEPGILGINAGGGFAIALFIAIGKINADNFVYVLPLISILGGITTALIIFIFSFNKNEGVTPASMVLIGVGLQTALYGGSITIMSKFDDNQSEFIAAWFAGNIWGDEWPFVIAFLPWIIIIIPYLLIKSNVLNIIHTGDNIARGLGVRLSRERLILFFIAVTLSSAAVAVAGSISFIGLMGPHIAKRIVGPRHQLFLPIAILVGACLLVIADTIGKIALQPGGIPAGIVVAIIGAPYFLYLMYKTKNV
- the dhaK gene encoding dihydroxyacetone kinase subunit DhaK, giving the protein MKKLINKKETFLTDMLEGLLIAHPELDVIANTVVVKKAKKEKGVAIVSGGGSGHEPAHAGFVAEGMLDAAVCGEVFTSPTPDKILEAIKAVDTGDGVLLVVKNYAGDVMNFEMAQELAEMEGIKVETVIVRDDIAVANEEQRRGVAGTVFVHKLAGYLAEKGHSLSDIKSRVEALLSEIKSIGMAIEPPLVPTTGKYGFDIEDDKMEIGIGIHGEKGIHREEMKDVEHIIEALFNELYKEVNYDDVILMVNGMGGTPLSELNIVTKYIQHHLVTRKVNVTKWFVGDYMTSLDMQGFSITILPNKPEYLEAFLAPTTSQYFK